Within Coffea arabica cultivar ET-39 chromosome 4e, Coffea Arabica ET-39 HiFi, whole genome shotgun sequence, the genomic segment TCCGGATGCGGTGTTTCCTGAAAGATGCAGATCAAAGGCAAGATGAAGATGAGAGGATTCGCAACTGGGTTTCTGAAATTAGAGCTGTGGCTTACGATGCGGAGGATATCATTGAGATCTTTGCCAGCAAAATTGAAAGCATAAAGGATAAGGGATTGGCATATTATCCCCGGCGGATTGTGAGCCTCAACAAGATCGGTAAAGAGATTGAGTCCTTACAGATAGGGCTCAATGACATAGCTGATAGCCGCGAAAAGTATGCTATCAAAAATCTTGGAGAGGGAATGAGTTCACCCGGAAAAGAATTTCGAAGGCTTCGCCGAACCTCTCCTTTCAGCGAGGACAAGGATATAGTGGGCTTCGAAGAGATTACAAAATCGCTCGTGGCAGAACTTTTGAAAGAGGACGAAAACCGCCGTGTGGTTTCAATCGTTGGCATGGGAGGTGCTGGTAAGACAACTCTAGCCAAAAAAGTTTATAACCATGCTGATGTCAAGAAAAGATTCAACTGCCGTGCTTGGGTCTGCGTCTCTTCAAGCTACGATCACAAAGAGATGCTGAGATCAATCATAAAGCAATTGAATGCAATGGATAACAAGCTACTTGAAATGCTGGAAAGGATGGAAGAGGAAGACTTGGAACGAAGGCTCTATCAAGATCTACAAGACAAATGTTATCTTGTGGTAATTGATGATGTATGGGAGGAAGAAGCGTGGGATTGTCTTGCTAGGGCCTTTCCTGATGTTAATACATCAAGTAGACAGCTACTTACAAGTCGCAAAAGGGATGCTGCCCAACACGCAGATGCACTTAGCAAACCACATGAGCTGAAAACTTTGGGGCAGGAAGATAGCTGGCAGTTGTTCCTCAGAAAGGCCTTAGGCCATGGGGATAACGCTGGATGTCCTCCGGATTTGGAAGAAGTAGGCAGAGAGATTGAAAGGAGATGTGCTGGTCTGCCACTAGCCATCACGGTTATAGGTGGTCTGCTTCTGACAAAGAGAAGGTTGAAGAGTGAGTGGGAGAAAGTTCTCAACAGCTTCAACACAAACCTCTCAAGGAGCCAGAGTGGAGTATCAGCAATTCTGGAATTAAGTTATGCAGATCTTCCTgccaatctgaaattttgctttTTGTATTTGGGTTTGTTTCCCGAAGACTCCGTGATTTCTGTGCGCAAGTTGATCCATATGTGGGTTGCAGAGGGAATAATGCAGAAAAGAAGCGCAAAAAAATTGGAGGAAACTGCAGCATATGATGATGTGGAACAACTTTGTAGCAAAAATATGGTCCAGGTGGCAGAAATGACTGTTGATGAGAGGATTAAAAGCTGTAGAGTCCATGATTTATTGCGAGAGCTTGCAATAAAAAAGGCAGaggatgaaaatttttttcagaTCCACGACACCAGAGATGA encodes:
- the LOC113741802 gene encoding putative disease resistance RPP13-like protein 3, translating into MADPVISLVIERIGDLLIKKSVFLKDVRRQVERLKNDLVRMRCFLKDADQRQDEDERIRNWVSEIRAVAYDAEDIIEIFASKIESIKDKGLAYYPRRIVSLNKIGKEIESLQIGLNDIADSREKYAIKNLGEGMSSPGKEFRRLRRTSPFSEDKDIVGFEEITKSLVAELLKEDENRRVVSIVGMGGAGKTTLAKKVYNHADVKKRFNCRAWVCVSSSYDHKEMLRSIIKQLNAMDNKLLEMLERMEEEDLERRLYQDLQDKCYLVVIDDVWEEEAWDCLARAFPDVNTSSRQLLTSRKRDAAQHADALSKPHELKTLGQEDSWQLFLRKALGHGDNAGCPPDLEEVGREIERRCAGLPLAITVIGGLLLTKRRLKSEWEKVLNSFNTNLSRSQSGVSAILELSYADLPANLKFCFLYLGLFPEDSVISVRKLIHMWVAEGIMQKRSAKKLEETAAYDDVEQLCSKNMVQVAEMTVDERIKSCRVHDLLRELAIKKAEDENFFQIHDTRDDKISAKSRYLAVHILPGDKNYFGSSTPPLRSLLFFNVHDYRENISFGFKSLRKLRTLDLENVMMDYMPKEISKVRLLRYLNLRETRIGKLPHSFGCLRYLQTLDIRTVNLVIVSNFIWKLESLRHLYARDIRCNVPLKIEGLRNLQTVSGIHFDHIMRNNMMTLTSLQELVMRVDDRSEIDKLCLHLSEVGSLKTFHLYRALGSEWPSLGGLSKLHHVTELKLSGMRLRMLPPDFPPNLSRLSLEETFLMVDPMPVLEKLGQLSFLKMKVAYGGPQLVIFRHGFHLLKFLELSRLYDLDEIKVEKGALPQLQCLRIRSCSRLRKLPEELKHISTLDKHELVDVPEDFISRIDADTVSNVPNFRIFDLPKERWWYS